One genomic segment of Candidatus Fukatsuia endosymbiont of Tuberolachnus salignus includes these proteins:
- the glmM gene encoding phosphoglucosamine mutase, with amino-acid sequence MSNRKYFGTDGIRGKVGNKPITPDFVLKLGWAAGKVLARQHGSRKIIIGKDTRISGYMLESALEAGLSAAGLSAAFTGPMPTPAVAYLTRTFRAEAGIVISASHNPFDDNGIKFFSIDGKKLPDNVEAAIETAMEEPLTCVPSAELGKASRIVDAAGRYIEFCKGTFPSELSLNNLTIVVDCAHGATYHIAPSVLRELGATVIPIGCEPDGMNINEKCGATDTRMLQKQVRAKKADVGLAFDGDGDRLIMVDNLGNKVDGDQIIYIIANEELNQGQLKGGVVGTLMSNMGLELALKQRSIPFTRAKVGDRYVLKKMQEKGWRIGAENSGHVILLDKTTTGDGIVAGLQILAAMVRNNKSLYDLCRDMQLWPQVLVNVHFSGDHNPLESAEVTEITQQVETELAGQGRVLLRKSGTEPLIRIMVEGNKDEETIKSLADRITKVVKTVG; translated from the coding sequence ATGAGTAACCGTAAATACTTTGGTACAGATGGTATTCGTGGCAAAGTGGGTAACAAGCCGATTACACCTGACTTTGTATTGAAGCTCGGATGGGCGGCAGGGAAAGTACTGGCACGACAGCATGGCTCCCGTAAAATCATTATCGGCAAAGATACCCGTATTTCTGGTTACATGTTGGAATCCGCACTCGAGGCAGGTTTATCCGCTGCGGGGTTATCGGCGGCATTTACCGGTCCTATGCCCACACCCGCCGTGGCTTATCTAACCCGTACTTTCCGTGCCGAGGCCGGTATCGTGATTTCAGCTTCTCATAATCCTTTTGATGATAACGGCATTAAATTTTTTTCTATCGATGGCAAAAAATTACCTGATAACGTGGAAGCAGCCATTGAAACTGCAATGGAAGAGCCTCTTACCTGTGTTCCTTCTGCAGAGTTAGGTAAAGCCAGCCGGATCGTTGATGCGGCAGGACGTTATATCGAATTTTGTAAAGGGACTTTTCCTAGTGAACTCAGCTTGAATAACTTAACAATAGTCGTCGATTGCGCACATGGCGCAACCTACCACATTGCACCCAGTGTATTACGTGAGCTGGGCGCAACGGTTATTCCCATCGGCTGTGAACCTGATGGCATGAATATCAATGAAAAATGCGGTGCAACCGACACCCGTATGTTACAAAAGCAAGTTCGTGCTAAAAAAGCAGATGTCGGTTTGGCGTTTGATGGTGATGGTGATCGTTTGATAATGGTTGATAATTTGGGTAATAAGGTTGATGGTGACCAAATTATCTACATCATTGCTAATGAAGAATTGAATCAAGGACAATTGAAGGGAGGAGTCGTAGGTACCTTGATGAGTAATATGGGGCTAGAGCTGGCTCTTAAGCAACGGAGTATCCCCTTTACACGTGCAAAAGTTGGCGATCGTTATGTATTAAAAAAAATGCAAGAAAAGGGTTGGCGTATCGGTGCGGAAAATTCCGGTCATGTGATCTTGCTAGATAAAACGACTACGGGTGATGGTATTGTGGCAGGTTTACAAATACTTGCTGCTATGGTACGCAATAACAAAAGTTTGTATGACCTTTGCCGCGATATGCAATTATGGCCGCAGGTTTTGGTAAATGTACATTTCAGTGGAGATCATAACCCTCTAGAATCAGCAGAAGTTACCGAAATAACCCAACAAGTTGAAACTGAGTTAGCAGGACAGGGGCGTGTATTATTACGTAAGTCAGGCACAGAGCCATTAATTCGAATCATGGTTGAAGGTAATAAAGACGAAGAAACAATAAAATCTCTCGCCGACCGTATCACGAAAGTGGTAAAAACGGTGGGTTGA
- the infB gene encoding translation initiation factor IF-2, which translates to MTDVTIKSLATEIQTPVERLVAHFAAAGINKSETDSVTQQEKETLLAYLKREHGSAPNKLTLQRKIRSTLSIPSTGGKNKSVQIEVRKKRTYINTSETEPVKAEEQTKSVTEIEAQKVTEGKAKQAMEKEKLTRQASSSKKNNPVQSEKARREIEAAELKRSVEQETYRKVEENAKHVAEEARKMAAENEGKWSEPVDEQAESADYHVTTSQHARAAEDENDAKVEGDRRSRSRSGKAAKQKKGNKLFESKADREEARAVGRKNKRKPSTLQQGFNRPVVAVNRDVIIGETLSVAELANKMAVKGSQVIKVMMKLGAMATINQIIDQETAQLVAEEMGHKVILRRENELEEALMSDRDTGVAAESRAPVVTIMGHVDHGKTSLLDSIRSTKVAAGEAGGITQHIGAYHVEIENGMVTFLDTPGHAAFTSMRARGAKATDIVVLVVAADDGVMPQTIEAIQHAKAAQVPVVVAVNKIDKPEADPERVKTELSQHGIQPEEWGGDCQFIHVSAKAGTGIDELLNAILLQAEVLELNAIHSGMASGVVIESFLDKGRGPVATVLVQEGTLNKGDIVLCGFEYGRIRAMRDELGRAILSAGPSIPVEILGLSSVPAAGDEVTVVRDEKKAREVALYRQGKFREVKLARQQKSKLENMFTNMTEGEISELNIVLKSDVQGSCEAICDALKQLSTDEVKVKIVGSGVGGITETDATLAAASNAIIIGFNVRADASARRVIDSESLDLRYYSVIYSLIDEIKQAMSGMLAPEYKQQIIGLAEVRDVFKSPKFGAIAGCMVTEGMIKRSSPIRVLRNNVVIYEGELESLRRFKDDVNEVRNGMECGIGVKNYNDVCAGDMIEVFETIEIKRTIA; encoded by the coding sequence ATGACAGATGTAACCATAAAATCACTGGCGACAGAGATTCAGACCCCGGTTGAACGTTTGGTCGCACACTTTGCGGCGGCAGGGATCAACAAATCTGAAACAGACTCTGTTACTCAGCAAGAGAAAGAAACATTGTTGGCGTATTTAAAACGTGAACACGGTAGTGCACCGAATAAACTCACTCTGCAACGTAAGATACGTAGCACTTTAAGCATTCCGAGCACCGGTGGAAAAAATAAATCGGTGCAAATTGAAGTTCGTAAAAAACGCACTTATATCAACACGTCAGAGACAGAACCTGTTAAGGCGGAAGAACAAACAAAATCTGTAACGGAGATCGAAGCGCAGAAAGTTACTGAAGGAAAAGCTAAGCAAGCAATGGAAAAAGAGAAATTGACACGTCAAGCCTCTTCTAGCAAGAAAAATAACCCCGTGCAGAGCGAAAAAGCGCGTCGTGAGATCGAGGCTGCTGAATTAAAACGCTCTGTCGAACAAGAAACATACCGTAAGGTCGAAGAAAACGCGAAACATGTTGCTGAAGAAGCTCGTAAAATGGCGGCAGAGAATGAAGGTAAATGGTCAGAACCCGTAGATGAACAGGCTGAATCTGCTGATTATCACGTGACAACCTCACAACATGCGCGGGCAGCGGAAGATGAAAACGACGCTAAAGTTGAAGGCGATCGCCGTAGTCGTAGCCGGAGTGGTAAGGCGGCAAAACAGAAAAAAGGCAATAAGCTTTTTGAATCTAAAGCCGACCGGGAAGAGGCTCGCGCTGTGGGTCGTAAAAATAAACGCAAGCCAAGCACTTTACAACAGGGTTTCAATAGGCCGGTTGTTGCCGTTAACCGCGACGTAATCATTGGTGAAACATTATCAGTTGCCGAACTGGCGAACAAAATGGCGGTTAAAGGTTCTCAGGTCATAAAAGTAATGATGAAACTGGGAGCTATGGCGACAATCAACCAGATTATCGATCAGGAAACGGCACAGTTGGTTGCTGAGGAAATGGGTCACAAAGTTATCCTACGCCGCGAAAATGAGCTCGAAGAAGCGCTCATGAGTGATCGTGATACCGGAGTCGCTGCGGAATCACGAGCACCGGTGGTGACCATAATGGGGCATGTTGATCATGGTAAGACCTCGCTACTAGATTCCATTCGTTCGACTAAAGTTGCGGCAGGAGAAGCCGGCGGTATCACGCAGCATATTGGTGCTTATCACGTTGAAATTGAGAACGGTATGGTGACTTTCCTGGATACCCCTGGACATGCAGCCTTTACCTCGATGCGTGCCCGTGGTGCTAAGGCTACCGATATTGTTGTGTTGGTTGTAGCAGCTGATGATGGTGTCATGCCACAAACTATTGAGGCCATCCAACATGCTAAAGCTGCACAAGTACCCGTTGTGGTTGCGGTTAACAAAATAGACAAACCGGAGGCTGATCCTGAACGTGTTAAAACAGAATTATCTCAGCACGGCATCCAGCCGGAAGAGTGGGGAGGTGATTGCCAGTTTATCCACGTGTCGGCAAAAGCCGGTACCGGTATTGATGAACTGCTAAATGCAATTCTTCTGCAAGCTGAAGTACTGGAATTAAACGCAATCCACAGTGGTATGGCAAGTGGTGTGGTCATTGAATCCTTCCTAGATAAAGGTCGTGGACCCGTTGCCACTGTATTGGTACAAGAAGGCACCTTAAATAAAGGCGATATCGTACTCTGCGGTTTTGAGTATGGTCGTATACGCGCCATGCGTGACGAACTGGGGCGCGCGATCCTCTCTGCAGGACCTTCTATCCCGGTAGAGATCCTCGGATTATCGAGTGTTCCTGCCGCCGGTGATGAAGTAACAGTAGTACGTGATGAGAAAAAAGCGCGTGAAGTGGCCTTATATCGACAAGGCAAATTCCGTGAGGTTAAGCTAGCACGTCAGCAAAAATCAAAACTGGAAAACATGTTTACTAACATGACTGAAGGCGAGATTTCAGAACTGAATATCGTACTAAAATCTGATGTACAGGGTTCTTGCGAAGCTATCTGTGACGCTCTAAAGCAGCTGTCTACTGATGAAGTAAAAGTGAAAATTGTGGGATCTGGTGTTGGAGGTATCACCGAGACTGATGCAACCTTGGCAGCCGCTTCTAATGCCATCATCATTGGCTTTAATGTGCGAGCCGATGCATCAGCACGTCGAGTGATAGACAGCGAGAGTCTGGATCTACGTTATTATTCCGTTATCTATAGTTTGATTGATGAAATCAAACAGGCAATGAGCGGAATGCTAGCACCGGAATATAAACAACAAATTATTGGTCTGGCAGAAGTTCGTGATGTCTTTAAATCACCGAAATTTGGCGCTATTGCAGGTTGCATGGTAACAGAAGGTATGATCAAGCGCAGTAGCCCAATCCGTGTTTTACGTAACAATGTTGTTATCTACGAAGGCGAGCTGGAATCTTTACGCCGTTTCAAAGATGATGTCAACGAAGTCCGTAATGGTATGGAATGTGGTATCGGTGTTAAAAATTATAATGATGTGTGTGCTGGCGATATGATCGAAGTATTCGAAACTATCGAAATTAAACGCACCATCGCCTAA
- a CDS encoding MIP/aquaporin family protein gives MSETSPALKNQCIAEFLGTALLIFFGVGCVASLKLAGASFSQWEVSVIWGMGVAMAIYLTAAISGAHLNPAVTVALWLFACFERHKVIPYVLAQIAGAFCGAAVVYGMYYNLFIDFEQTHHILRGSTENLDLAAIFSTYPNPHLSVLQAFIVETIITAILMCMILALTDDGNGIPRGPLAPLLIGILIAVIGASVGSLTGFALNPARDFGAKIFAYLAGWGDIVFTGGRDIPYFLVPIFAPIVGALLGALVYRALIGRHLPLCYICQEEKKPPAQ, from the coding sequence ATGAGCGAAACCAGCCCTGCCTTAAAAAATCAATGTATTGCGGAGTTTCTTGGTACGGCTTTACTTATATTTTTCGGCGTGGGTTGTGTCGCGTCGTTGAAATTGGCGGGAGCCAGTTTCAGTCAGTGGGAAGTAAGTGTTATCTGGGGTATGGGAGTTGCCATGGCGATCTATTTAACAGCAGCTATTTCTGGAGCACATCTTAATCCAGCAGTCACTGTTGCGTTGTGGTTGTTTGCCTGTTTCGAACGCCATAAGGTTATTCCCTACGTTCTGGCACAGATAGCCGGTGCATTTTGTGGCGCCGCTGTCGTTTATGGTATGTATTACAATCTATTCATCGATTTTGAACAAACCCATCATATATTACGTGGTAGTACAGAAAACCTTGATTTAGCCGCTATTTTTTCTACTTATCCGAATCCGCATCTCTCTGTTCTCCAAGCTTTTATCGTAGAAACCATCATCACCGCTATTTTAATGTGTATGATTTTGGCTTTGACTGATGACGGTAACGGTATTCCACGTGGTCCATTGGCTCCGTTACTTATTGGTATCCTGATTGCGGTAATTGGTGCTTCTGTTGGTTCCCTTACGGGTTTTGCCTTAAACCCGGCACGTGATTTTGGCGCTAAGATTTTTGCTTATTTAGCAGGATGGGGAGATATCGTTTTTACTGGAGGACGTGATATTCCTTACTTCCTGGTTCCCATTTTTGCACCTATCGTCGGTGCGTTACTAGGGGCATTAGTTTACCGTGCGTTAATTGGTCGTCATCTGCCGCTCTGCTATATTTGTCAGGAAGAAAAAAAACCACCAGCCCAATAA
- the nusA gene encoding transcription termination factor NusA produces MNKEVLAVVEAVSNEKALPAEKVFEALETALATATKKKYEQEIDVRIEIDRKTGDFDTFRRWKVVREVTMPTREITLEAAQYEDPTIQQDDYIEEQIESVAFDRITTQTAKQVIVQKMREAERAMIAEQYRKDLSTIVTAVVKKVGHDNITLELVKNGNNAEAVICREDKLPRENIRPGDRIRGVLYDIRPEARGPQLFVSRSRPEMLIELFRIEVPEIGEGIIEIKAAAREPASRAKIAVKTKDKRIDPVGACVGMRGARVQVVSKELCGERIDVVLWDDEFTKFVVNAMAPADVESIVVDEDKHTIDVAVKADNLAQAIGRNGQNVRLATALINYGKDENAPKWVLDVITEDKLKAKNYAETHATMSIFTKYLDVDEQFATILVEEGFSSLEELAYVPMKELLAIDDFDKDMVEKLRERAKAALTTLALTQEESLGDHKPADDLLNLTGLKRDMAFKLAAVGVCTLEELAEQGISDLAGIKGLSDEKAGELIMAARNICWFSDDAK; encoded by the coding sequence ATGAACAAAGAGGTTCTGGCTGTTGTAGAAGCAGTTTCCAATGAGAAAGCCCTTCCAGCCGAGAAGGTGTTTGAAGCATTAGAAACAGCTCTAGCGACAGCGACCAAAAAAAAATATGAACAAGAAATTGACGTGCGCATTGAAATCGATCGTAAAACAGGCGACTTCGATACTTTCCGTCGTTGGAAAGTTGTTCGTGAAGTGACCATGCCAACCCGAGAGATCACGCTAGAAGCCGCGCAATATGAAGATCCGACTATCCAGCAGGATGATTACATCGAAGAGCAAATTGAGTCTGTCGCTTTTGATCGTATCACCACCCAAACGGCCAAGCAGGTTATTGTACAAAAAATGCGCGAAGCTGAGCGAGCGATGATAGCGGAACAATATCGTAAAGATTTAAGTACAATTGTGACTGCTGTCGTTAAAAAGGTGGGTCATGACAACATTACCCTGGAACTCGTCAAAAATGGCAACAACGCTGAAGCTGTTATCTGTCGTGAAGATAAGTTACCACGTGAGAACATCCGTCCTGGCGACCGTATTCGTGGTGTCCTGTATGATATCCGCCCTGAAGCACGTGGCCCTCAGCTGTTCGTTAGCCGCTCACGCCCTGAAATGTTGATTGAACTGTTCCGTATTGAAGTGCCAGAAATTGGTGAAGGAATAATCGAAATTAAGGCAGCTGCCCGTGAGCCAGCTTCCCGCGCTAAAATCGCTGTGAAAACTAAAGATAAACGTATCGATCCTGTGGGTGCCTGTGTTGGTATGCGCGGGGCCCGTGTTCAGGTTGTCTCCAAAGAGCTATGTGGTGAGCGTATTGATGTCGTTTTGTGGGATGATGAGTTTACCAAGTTTGTCGTTAATGCCATGGCACCAGCCGATGTCGAATCAATTGTGGTCGATGAAGACAAACATACCATAGACGTAGCGGTTAAAGCTGATAATCTGGCACAAGCGATTGGTCGTAATGGCCAGAACGTACGTTTGGCTACAGCTCTCATAAATTACGGAAAAGACGAAAACGCTCCCAAATGGGTATTAGATGTCATAACGGAGGATAAGCTTAAAGCAAAAAACTACGCCGAAACCCATGCCACTATGAGTATTTTTACCAAATATCTTGATGTAGATGAACAGTTCGCCACTATTTTAGTCGAAGAAGGTTTTTCTTCTTTGGAAGAATTGGCCTACGTGCCGATGAAAGAGTTGCTGGCAATCGATGATTTTGACAAAGATATGGTTGAGAAACTGCGCGAACGCGCTAAAGCTGCCTTAACCACGCTGGCTCTGACACAAGAAGAAAGTCTTGGCGACCATAAACCCGCTGACGACTTGTTAAATTTGACCGGTCTAAAACGTGATATGGCATTCAAACTAGCCGCAGTTGGTGTGTGTACGCTAGAAGAACTTGCCGAGCAGGGTATCAGCGATTTAGCAGGTATTAAAGGGCTTAGCGATGAGAAAGCCGGTGAGCTGATTATGGCTGCCCGTAATATCTGTTGGTTTAGCGATGATGCGAAATAA
- the secG gene encoding preprotein translocase subunit SecG encodes MYEALLVFFLLIAMGLVALIMLQQGKGADVGASFGAGASATLFGSNGSGNFMTRMTAILATLFFVVSLILGNMSTEQHHKGSEWENLGQPAKNEQADTPPKPGNDIPQ; translated from the coding sequence ATGTATGAGGCTCTTCTGGTATTTTTCCTGTTGATTGCGATGGGACTGGTCGCGCTTATCATGTTGCAACAAGGTAAAGGTGCGGATGTAGGTGCTTCATTCGGAGCAGGTGCTTCTGCGACTCTCTTCGGGTCTAATGGTTCCGGTAATTTTATGACCCGAATGACGGCTATATTGGCGACGCTGTTCTTCGTTGTCAGCCTGATATTGGGAAATATGAGCACTGAACAGCATCACAAGGGGAGTGAGTGGGAAAATCTGGGTCAGCCTGCCAAGAATGAGCAAGCGGATACGCCACCAAAACCAGGCAACGATATCCCACAGTGA
- the rbfA gene encoding 30S ribosome-binding factor RbfA: MAKEFSRAQRVAQELQKEIAIILQREIKDPRIGMVTVSSVEVSRDLVYAKVFVTFLNMLTENADPKTVTNGITVLQDASGYIRSLLGKAMRLRVVPELTFAYDSSLVEGMRISNLVTDVVKKDAERRDHQHHNGERHNDGSEET, from the coding sequence ATGGCAAAAGAATTTAGCCGTGCTCAACGTGTTGCTCAAGAGCTACAAAAAGAGATTGCCATCATTTTGCAACGTGAAATCAAAGATCCACGGATAGGCATGGTAACAGTTTCAAGTGTTGAAGTTTCTCGTGATCTCGTTTACGCCAAAGTATTTGTCACTTTTTTGAATATGTTAACTGAAAACGCTGATCCCAAAACGGTCACTAACGGTATCACAGTCTTACAAGATGCTTCTGGTTATATCCGTAGCTTATTGGGAAAGGCAATGCGTTTGCGTGTGGTGCCCGAGCTCACCTTTGCTTATGACAGCTCCTTGGTGGAAGGGATGCGAATATCTAATCTCGTTACCGATGTCGTCAAAAAGGATGCCGAACGGCGCGACCATCAACATCATAACGGCGAACGCCACAACGATGGTAGCGAGGAAACATAA
- the folP gene encoding dihydropteroate synthase encodes MQLTARNLTLDLCQPQVMGILNVTPDSFSDGGQHNDLDKALKHAQAMITAGATLIDIGGESTRPGAKSVSEQEELDRVIPVVEHLAPLATDLKIWLSVDTYKAQVITEAAKAGAHLINDVRALQGLGALEAAASTDLPICLMHMQGNPKHMQQSPHYEDLLTEIDDFFQQRIDSCIAAGIAKNKLLLDPGFGFGKTLAHNYRLLTHLEKFHHFNLPLLVGMSRKSMVGQMLLGVPPKQRVTGSVACAVIAAMSGAKIIRVHDVQETVEAMCIVRAALSEKE; translated from the coding sequence ATGCAGTTAACTGCCAGGAACTTGACCTTAGATCTTTGCCAACCACAAGTGATGGGTATTTTAAATGTAACACCAGACTCCTTTTCCGATGGTGGGCAGCACAATGACCTCGATAAAGCGTTAAAACATGCCCAAGCCATGATCACAGCAGGTGCAACACTGATTGATATTGGTGGTGAATCCACTCGCCCAGGGGCAAAATCAGTGAGTGAGCAAGAAGAACTTGATCGCGTTATCCCCGTCGTGGAACACCTGGCGCCCCTGGCAACCGATTTAAAAATTTGGCTGTCGGTTGATACCTATAAAGCACAAGTTATCACTGAAGCCGCTAAAGCCGGTGCTCATTTGATCAACGATGTGCGTGCACTACAAGGACTAGGTGCATTAGAGGCTGCTGCTTCAACCGATTTGCCCATTTGTCTAATGCATATGCAAGGGAATCCAAAACATATGCAACAATCACCGCACTATGAGGATCTACTGACCGAGATTGATGATTTTTTTCAGCAGCGTATTGATAGCTGTATTGCGGCAGGTATCGCAAAAAATAAATTATTACTCGATCCTGGCTTCGGTTTTGGCAAAACATTGGCGCATAATTACCGACTATTGACGCATTTAGAAAAATTTCATCATTTTAATTTGCCACTATTGGTAGGCATGTCACGGAAATCGATGGTTGGACAAATGCTACTCGGTGTTCCCCCGAAGCAGCGGGTCACCGGCAGCGTTGCCTGTGCAGTTATTGCGGCAATGTCGGGGGCTAAAATTATTAGAGTGCATGATGTGCAAGAAACCGTCGAAGCAATGTGTATTGTTAGAGCAGCACTTTCTGAGAAGGAATAA
- the tcdA gene encoding tRNA cyclic N6-threonylcarbamoyladenosine(37) synthase TcdA, whose amino-acid sequence MTDQFYNEVDQDRFGGIARLYGQQAQALFSRVHVCVIGIGGVGSWAAEALARTGIGTITLVDMDDVCITNTNRQNHALRQNIGQVKTAVMEQRILAINPKCQVHCIYNFVTPDNVVDILDRNFSYVIDAIDSVRPKAALLAHCRRYKIPVVTTGGAGGQIDPTRIMVVDLAKTIRDPLAAKLRERLKYNFNIVKNSKGKLRIDCVSSSEPLMYPQIDGSVCPSRPSATGTKRMDCTTGLGASTMVTATFGFIAVAHVLKKMIAKSMREAEAK is encoded by the coding sequence ATGACGGATCAATTTTATAATGAAGTGGATCAAGATCGATTTGGTGGTATTGCACGACTGTATGGCCAGCAGGCACAAGCGTTGTTTTCACGGGTACATGTTTGTGTGATTGGTATCGGTGGTGTTGGATCATGGGCGGCTGAAGCATTGGCACGTACTGGCATTGGTACCATCACCTTGGTAGATATGGATGATGTTTGTATTACCAACACCAATCGCCAAAATCATGCTCTGCGTCAAAACATCGGGCAGGTTAAAACAGCGGTTATGGAGCAACGTATTTTGGCTATTAATCCTAAATGCCAAGTACATTGTATCTACAACTTTGTTACACCAGATAATGTAGTCGACATCTTGGATCGAAATTTTAGCTATGTTATTGACGCAATAGATAGCGTTCGTCCTAAGGCCGCTTTATTGGCGCATTGTCGGCGTTATAAAATTCCGGTGGTTACAACGGGAGGAGCCGGAGGACAGATTGATCCTACTCGTATAATGGTTGTTGATTTGGCTAAAACCATCCGGGATCCTCTTGCGGCTAAGTTACGGGAAAGACTGAAATATAATTTCAATATAGTAAAAAATAGTAAAGGTAAATTGCGAATTGATTGCGTATCCTCTAGTGAACCACTGATGTATCCGCAAATAGATGGTAGTGTATGCCCCTCCCGCCCCTCTGCCACAGGGACAAAACGGATGGACTGTACGACAGGACTGGGCGCGAGTACAATGGTCACGGCGACTTTTGGTTTTATTGCCGTGGCCCATGTTCTGAAAAAAATGATAGCTAAATCTATGCGTGAGGCCGAGGCCAAATAA
- a CDS encoding cell division protein ZapB codes for MAFEVFEKLEAKVQQTIDTITLLKMEIEELKEQNRTQAEKNEQLKREEHVLQERLGQLLSKIEGVEEI; via the coding sequence ATGGCATTTGAAGTATTTGAAAAATTGGAAGCGAAAGTTCAGCAAACTATTGATACTATTACTTTGTTGAAAATGGAAATTGAAGAATTAAAGGAACAAAACCGTACTCAGGCTGAGAAAAATGAGCAACTGAAGCGAGAAGAGCATGTTTTACAGGAACGCTTGGGGCAGCTGTTGTCTAAAATCGAAGGAGTCGAAGAAATCTAA